A section of the Citrobacter farmeri genome encodes:
- the yiaB gene encoding inner membrane protein YiaB, which yields MKSSTLISWLLLISGTSTYVIGLWMACPSLSGKGYFLSVLTTAMFVTYAYLREEKCEHLDDGFVTVCQMVALITLGLFLVGILNAPLSLSGRGLYPAALFMGLLGFVRLVRASCH from the coding sequence GTGAAAAGCTCAACGTTAATTTCATGGTTGTTGCTCATTTCAGGCACATCGACTTACGTTATCGGCTTATGGATGGCATGTCCGTCACTGAGCGGAAAGGGCTATTTTCTCAGTGTCCTGACGACCGCAATGTTTGTTACGTATGCTTATCTGCGTGAGGAAAAATGTGAGCACCTGGATGATGGCTTCGTTACCGTGTGCCAAATGGTCGCGTTGATCACGCTGGGGTTGTTTCTGGTAGGCATCCTCAATGCACCGCTATCACTGAGTGGGCGGGGACTCTATCCGGCAGCGCTCTTTATGGGGTTACTGGGTTTCGTACGCCTGGTTCGCGCATCGTGTCATTAA
- a CDS encoding YsaB family lipoprotein, translating into MMMKSFFPAMVILLLAGCTPSQQPPIQKAQKMKVSPTRTLDMEALCKDQAARRYNTGTQKIDVTGFEQFQGSYEMRGATFRKESFVCSFDADGQFLHLSMR; encoded by the coding sequence ATGATGATGAAATCTTTCTTTCCGGCAATGGTGATTCTTCTGCTGGCAGGATGTACCCCCTCCCAACAACCGCCGATACAAAAGGCGCAGAAAATGAAAGTCAGTCCCACGCGCACGCTGGATATGGAAGCGTTGTGCAAAGATCAGGCTGCGCGACGCTATAACACCGGTACGCAGAAAATTGATGTCACAGGCTTTGAACAATTTCAGGGGAGTTATGAGATGCGCGGTGCTACCTTCCGTAAAGAGAGTTTTGTCTGCTCTTTTGACGCGGATGGGCAGTTTTTACATCTTTCCATGCGTTAA
- the glyQ gene encoding glycine--tRNA ligase subunit alpha: protein MQKFDTKTFQGLILTLQDYWARQGCTIVQPLDMEVGAGTSHPMTSLRALGPEPMATAYVQPSRRPTDGRYGENPNRLQHYYQFQVVIKPSPDNIQELYLGSLKELGMDPTIHDIRFVEDNWENPTLGAWGLGWEVWLNGMEVTQFTYFQQVGGLECKPITGEITYGLERLAMYIQGVDSVYDLVWSDGPLGKTTYGDVFHQNEVEQSTYNFEYADVDFLFTCFEQYEKEAQQLLALETPLPLPAYERILKAAHSFNLLDARKAISVTERQRYILRIRTLTKAVAEAYYASREALGFPMCNKDK from the coding sequence ATGCAAAAGTTTGATACCAAGACCTTCCAGGGCCTGATCCTGACATTACAGGATTACTGGGCTCGTCAGGGCTGCACCATTGTTCAACCTTTGGACATGGAAGTGGGCGCCGGTACCTCGCATCCGATGACCAGCCTGCGTGCGTTGGGGCCAGAACCGATGGCAACCGCGTATGTGCAACCTTCTCGTCGTCCCACTGATGGACGCTACGGCGAAAACCCGAACCGTTTACAGCACTACTATCAGTTCCAGGTGGTGATTAAGCCCTCTCCGGACAACATCCAGGAGCTTTATCTCGGGTCGCTGAAAGAGCTGGGCATGGACCCTACCATTCACGACATTCGGTTCGTGGAAGATAACTGGGAAAACCCAACGCTGGGTGCCTGGGGTCTGGGCTGGGAAGTGTGGCTGAACGGAATGGAAGTGACGCAGTTCACTTACTTCCAACAGGTCGGCGGACTGGAATGTAAGCCGATCACCGGTGAAATCACCTATGGTCTGGAGCGTCTGGCGATGTACATTCAGGGCGTAGACAGCGTTTACGACCTGGTCTGGAGCGACGGTCCGTTGGGTAAAACCACGTATGGCGACGTGTTCCATCAGAACGAAGTGGAGCAATCCACCTACAACTTCGAATACGCGGATGTGGACTTCCTGTTCACCTGCTTTGAGCAGTACGAGAAAGAAGCGCAGCAACTGCTGGCGCTGGAAACGCCACTGCCGCTGCCTGCCTACGAGCGTATTCTGAAGGCCGCCCATAGCTTCAACCTGCTGGATGCGCGTAAAGCCATCTCCGTGACTGAACGCCAGCGCTACATTCTGCGTATTCGTACCCTGACCAAAGCAGTGGCAGAAGCTTACTATGCTTCCCGTGAAGCTCTCGGCTTCCCGATGTGCAATAAAGACAAATAA
- a CDS encoding acyltransferase — translation MQPKIFWIDNLRGIACLMVVMIHTTTWYITNAQSVSPVSWDLANILNSASRVSVPLFFMISGYLFFGERSAQSRHFLRIALCLLFYSAVALLYISLFTSINAELSLKNLLQKPVFYHLWFFFAIAVIYLVSPLIQVKNISGKMLLVLMVVIGILANPNTVSQKVGGFEWLPINLYINGDTFYYILYGMLGRAIGMMETQRRVLTWLSAGLFVVAVWIISRGTLHELQWRGNFADTWYLYCGPMVFICAVALLTLVKNTLNTQTVPGLGLISRHSLGIYGFHALIIHALRTGGLEIKRWPPLDMLWIFSVTLAGSLLLSILLQRVDTRRLVS, via the coding sequence ATGCAGCCCAAAATTTTCTGGATTGATAACCTGCGAGGGATCGCCTGTCTGATGGTGGTTATGATCCACACCACAACCTGGTACATCACCAATGCCCAGAGTGTCAGTCCCGTTAGCTGGGATCTTGCCAACATACTGAATTCGGCATCACGCGTCAGCGTACCGCTGTTTTTTATGATTTCGGGCTATCTCTTTTTTGGCGAGCGCAGCGCGCAATCGCGCCATTTTTTACGCATCGCGTTGTGCCTGCTGTTCTACAGCGCCGTCGCCCTGCTCTACATCTCGCTGTTCACCTCGATTAACGCCGAACTTTCTTTAAAAAATTTGCTGCAAAAACCGGTGTTCTATCACCTGTGGTTTTTCTTCGCGATCGCCGTGATCTATCTGGTCTCACCACTGATTCAGGTAAAAAATATCAGCGGCAAAATGCTGCTGGTACTGATGGTAGTCATTGGCATTCTCGCCAACCCAAATACCGTGTCGCAAAAAGTGGGCGGATTCGAATGGCTCCCCATCAATTTGTATATCAACGGCGATACCTTTTACTACATTTTGTACGGGATGCTGGGACGCGCTATCGGCATGATGGAGACACAAAGACGCGTGCTTACCTGGCTAAGCGCAGGGCTTTTCGTGGTTGCGGTGTGGATCATCTCTCGTGGAACACTGCATGAATTGCAGTGGCGCGGTAATTTTGCCGATACCTGGTATCTCTATTGCGGCCCGATGGTTTTCATCTGCGCCGTCGCATTGCTGACGCTGGTCAAAAACACGCTAAACACACAAACTGTCCCAGGCCTGGGATTGATCTCCCGCCATTCGCTCGGCATTTATGGTTTTCATGCGCTTATTATTCATGCATTGCGTACTGGCGGACTGGAAATCAAGCGCTGGCCGCCGCTGGATATGCTGTGGATCTTTAGCGTCACCCTCGCGGGCAGTTTATTGCTTTCAATACTGTTACAACGCGTCGATACGCGCAGGCTGGTCAGTTGA